In a genomic window of Pseudoglutamicibacter albus:
- a CDS encoding D-arabinono-1,4-lactone oxidase, with the protein MKTNPHTKKAGTRASRASARASNKTGRAAARGKEWTNWCRLYRSEPAEVFTPRDEAELAALLVRASEEKRTVRPVGGSHSFTPLAHTDEILLDMRNFHGLYAVDPLGGTVTLGAGTHLWELPALLEPYGLALANMGDIDRQTIGGALSTSTHGTGLGFTGYAGMIRALRIALPTGQIVTASPTQNAELFEAARVGLGALGVIIHATLAVVPAFILHAEERPVPLADTLENFVELSRERDHVEFYWFQHTDVVARKINRRSPGFEGDKPLSSFKHWFGDELLNNGGHRAICELGRFAPKTVPALNKLAARTMGNRSFADTSHKVFVSPRRTRFREMEYAIDIADYHEVFSEVVRAVNAFPEGITFPLEVRTAKSDDVWLSTAHGRDSVYIAVHRFYREDHRKYFAVLEDIFKAAGGRPHWGKLHTLGPEDLHERYPHFGDWLTVRKQVDPNGVLLNSHLSTMLGV; encoded by the coding sequence ATGAAAACCAATCCCCACACCAAAAAGGCCGGCACCCGCGCCAGCCGGGCCAGCGCCCGCGCTTCCAACAAAACCGGCCGCGCCGCAGCCCGAGGTAAAGAGTGGACCAACTGGTGCCGCCTCTACCGCAGCGAACCTGCCGAGGTTTTCACCCCACGCGATGAAGCCGAGCTCGCGGCACTGCTGGTGCGCGCCTCAGAAGAGAAACGCACCGTCCGCCCTGTGGGTGGAAGCCACTCCTTCACCCCGCTAGCGCACACCGACGAGATCCTGCTCGACATGCGGAACTTCCACGGCCTCTACGCAGTCGACCCACTGGGCGGGACCGTAACGCTCGGCGCCGGAACCCACTTGTGGGAGCTACCAGCCCTACTGGAACCTTATGGGCTCGCGTTAGCGAACATGGGAGACATCGACCGGCAAACCATCGGCGGCGCACTGTCAACCTCAACCCACGGCACCGGCCTCGGATTCACCGGCTACGCGGGCATGATCCGTGCACTGCGCATCGCGCTACCAACCGGGCAGATCGTCACCGCGTCCCCCACCCAAAACGCTGAGCTTTTCGAGGCCGCACGTGTGGGTCTCGGCGCGCTCGGCGTCATCATCCACGCAACCCTCGCCGTCGTGCCCGCGTTCATCCTGCATGCAGAGGAACGGCCCGTGCCGCTGGCTGACACGCTCGAGAACTTCGTTGAGCTCTCCCGCGAACGCGACCACGTCGAGTTCTACTGGTTTCAGCACACTGACGTCGTGGCCCGTAAAATCAACCGCCGCTCCCCCGGCTTTGAAGGCGATAAACCGCTGTCTTCGTTCAAACACTGGTTCGGGGACGAACTGCTCAACAACGGCGGGCACCGCGCCATCTGCGAACTCGGCAGGTTCGCGCCGAAAACCGTTCCGGCGCTCAATAAACTCGCGGCACGCACGATGGGCAACCGCAGTTTCGCTGACACCTCCCATAAGGTCTTTGTCTCGCCACGGCGCACACGGTTCCGCGAAATGGAGTACGCGATCGACATTGCCGACTATCACGAGGTTTTCAGCGAAGTGGTCCGCGCCGTCAACGCGTTCCCGGAAGGGATCACATTCCCGCTGGAAGTCCGGACCGCCAAAAGCGATGACGTTTGGCTTTCAACCGCTCACGGCCGCGACTCCGTCTACATCGCGGTTCACCGCTTCTACCGCGAAGACCACAGAAAATACTTCGCCGTGCTCGAAGACATCTTCAAAGCCGCCGGCGGGCGCCCCCACTGGGGCAAACTCCACACCCTCGGGCCAGAGGACCTCCACGAGCGCTACCCACATTTCGGCGACTGGCTCACCGTCCGCAAACAAGTAGACCCCAACGGGGTGCTCCTCAACAGCCACTTGTCCACGATGCTCGGGGTGTGA
- a CDS encoding FUSC family protein, with amino-acid sequence MSTRSKRKLPRASSAAMRHLKARLKGGLRRVQISMTRIIFATVGSVFSFWFAEKVLGHQQPIFAATSALIVLGFATSSHLRRTLEVALGCTLGIVLGDVLMTLLGRGVWQAAIVVFLSLVLARFLDPGVIFATQLGVQSLLVVLLPIPYGGPFTRSIDAIIGGTVGLLLMLMWPRDPRRAPAAKLSGLLREVSQCFRELGEALERSDSQAAWHTLVRVRNASTLVDQARQEIKTSNDYAKLSVLGRRHRHELSDQEQLLEVADLILRGLNVVARRAAGLLNTLAPDAEQRERLHTLFEGFADAMNALANSAAETSTGSANMMRRRARSIMEEVVGDLDAASWRAETMQLTTLIMLLRPTAVDILHATGVPRDAASEYLPRI; translated from the coding sequence ATGAGCACACGCAGCAAGCGGAAGCTACCCCGCGCATCGAGCGCAGCCATGCGCCACCTCAAGGCCCGCCTCAAAGGTGGCCTCCGCCGGGTACAGATCTCCATGACCCGGATCATCTTCGCGACAGTCGGGTCAGTGTTCTCTTTCTGGTTCGCAGAAAAAGTGCTCGGCCACCAACAACCGATCTTCGCCGCAACCAGCGCCCTCATCGTGCTCGGCTTCGCGACATCATCCCACTTGCGCAGAACCCTTGAGGTCGCGCTCGGGTGCACGCTCGGCATCGTGTTAGGCGACGTGCTGATGACGCTGTTGGGCAGGGGCGTATGGCAGGCCGCGATCGTCGTGTTCCTCTCCCTCGTGCTTGCACGCTTCCTTGACCCCGGCGTGATCTTCGCAACCCAACTCGGCGTCCAATCCCTGCTGGTTGTGCTGCTACCCATCCCCTACGGCGGCCCGTTCACCAGATCCATCGACGCGATCATCGGCGGCACCGTGGGCCTACTCTTGATGCTGATGTGGCCACGCGACCCACGGCGAGCGCCAGCGGCGAAACTTTCGGGCCTGCTGCGGGAGGTCAGTCAGTGTTTCCGTGAGTTGGGTGAAGCGCTTGAGCGTTCAGATTCGCAGGCCGCGTGGCACACGCTGGTGCGGGTGCGTAACGCTAGCACGCTGGTTGATCAGGCGCGGCAAGAGATCAAGACCTCCAACGATTACGCGAAGTTGAGTGTTTTGGGGCGGCGGCACCGTCATGAGTTGAGTGATCAGGAGCAGCTTTTGGAGGTTGCTGACCTAATTCTGCGTGGGCTCAACGTGGTGGCTCGGCGTGCCGCGGGGCTTTTGAACACCTTGGCGCCCGATGCGGAACAACGGGAACGCTTACACACTCTGTTTGAGGGGTTCGCTGATGCGATGAACGCTTTGGCGAACTCGGCAGCGGAGACCTCAACGGGGTCTGCGAACATGATGCGGCGCCGCGCCCGCTCGATCATGGAGGAGGTCGTGGGCGACTTGGATGCGGCCTCGTGGCGTGCCGAGACCATGCAGTTGACCACGCTGATTATGCTGTTGCGGCCTACTGCCGTGGATATTCTGCACGCAACCGGGGTCCCGCGCGACGCCGCATCGGAATACCTGCCCCGCATCTAG
- the disA gene encoding DNA integrity scanning diadenylate cyclase DisA → MRPEQAEALRQTMIRLAPGTELRDGLERIVRGRTGALIVLGFDRGLEQLITGGFPIDIEFSPTRLRELAKMDGAIIVSRDVTRILHAGIHLVPDPTIPATETGTRHRTAEQTSVQTGYPVIAVSQSMNTITIYVDGQRHQLEGSETILARATQALSTLERYKARLVEVTNALSNQEIENVVTVRDVAMVLQRLEMVRRISEEIRDDILELGVNGRLVDLHLEELSTGAGPSLSVVLRDYANAARRAGIGETLVDINQVEQQLAAMDSPHLVDLGQIAMLLGFPEGASDLDRHVEPRGFRLLSGITSLPQHLVERVVQRFDGLQELMAANVDELQEIEGVGESRARSVREGLSRFAEDSLLERYR, encoded by the coding sequence CTGCGGCCTGAGCAGGCTGAGGCTCTGCGGCAGACGATGATCAGGCTCGCGCCCGGCACTGAGTTGCGCGACGGGCTTGAACGGATTGTGCGCGGCCGCACCGGCGCGCTCATCGTGCTGGGTTTCGACCGCGGGCTTGAGCAATTGATCACCGGCGGCTTCCCGATCGATATCGAGTTCTCTCCGACTAGGCTGCGGGAGCTTGCCAAGATGGATGGCGCGATCATCGTCTCCCGGGATGTCACCCGCATCCTGCATGCCGGAATCCACCTGGTTCCTGACCCGACAATTCCCGCGACGGAGACCGGAACCCGGCACCGCACGGCAGAGCAAACCTCGGTTCAGACCGGCTATCCGGTGATCGCGGTATCACAGTCGATGAACACCATCACCATCTATGTTGATGGGCAGCGCCACCAGCTTGAGGGTTCTGAGACGATCCTTGCGCGGGCAACGCAGGCGCTTTCGACCCTGGAGCGGTATAAGGCACGCCTGGTTGAGGTGACGAACGCGTTATCGAATCAGGAGATCGAGAACGTTGTCACGGTGCGCGATGTCGCGATGGTGCTCCAGCGGCTTGAGATGGTGCGCCGCATTTCAGAGGAGATCCGTGACGACATCCTTGAACTAGGTGTTAACGGGCGGCTCGTTGATTTGCACCTTGAAGAGCTCAGCACGGGCGCTGGGCCGTCGCTTTCGGTTGTTTTGCGGGACTACGCGAACGCGGCACGCCGTGCCGGTATCGGTGAGACGCTTGTGGACATCAACCAGGTAGAGCAACAACTTGCTGCCATGGACTCTCCGCATCTGGTGGACCTTGGGCAGATCGCGATGCTTTTGGGTTTCCCGGAGGGCGCCTCGGATCTTGACCGTCATGTTGAGCCGCGCGGTTTCCGGCTGCTGTCCGGTATTACTTCGTTGCCACAGCATCTTGTGGAGCGGGTGGTTCAGCGTTTCGATGGCCTGCAGGAGCTCATGGCCGCGAACGTCGATGAGCTACAAGAGATTGAAGGGGTCGGCGAAAGCCGCGCCCGCAGCGTACGAGAAGGGCTAAGCCGTTTCGCCGAAGACAGTCTGTTGGAACGCTACCGCTGA
- the pstC gene encoding phosphate ABC transporter permease subunit PstC, giving the protein MTSPSLAPKSGPLDEKAKGRVGDKVFSGTALVAGIIILVILVFVSVFLVTQSIPALTADPADITGGKGFLNYVLPLAIGTLIAAGIALLLATPVAVGVALFISHFAPRRMAKTVGYVIDLLAAIPSVVYGAWGMAVLGPAMVGIFNWLHDNLGFIPIFGDPSQTGRTLMTASVVLAVMILPIITALSREIFVQTPKLHEEAALALGATRWEMIRMAVFPFARAGVVSAIMLGLGRALGETMAVAMVLSAGGLTINLIGSGNSTIPADIALHFPESSGLRANELIAAGLVLFIITLIVNLIARWIVSRHKEFDGAN; this is encoded by the coding sequence GTGACTTCCCCATCGCTGGCACCAAAGAGTGGCCCGCTCGATGAAAAGGCGAAAGGCCGAGTCGGAGACAAAGTATTCTCCGGCACCGCCTTGGTAGCCGGCATCATCATCCTTGTCATCCTCGTCTTCGTCTCGGTCTTCCTGGTCACCCAGTCCATTCCGGCGCTGACTGCAGACCCAGCAGACATCACAGGCGGCAAGGGCTTCCTCAACTACGTCCTGCCGCTAGCGATCGGTACCCTCATCGCCGCCGGCATCGCATTGCTCCTAGCAACACCAGTCGCAGTTGGTGTTGCATTGTTCATTTCCCACTTCGCGCCCCGCCGCATGGCGAAAACGGTCGGCTATGTGATCGACCTTCTCGCAGCGATCCCATCGGTCGTCTACGGTGCATGGGGCATGGCCGTGCTCGGCCCAGCGATGGTCGGGATCTTCAACTGGCTGCACGACAACCTCGGATTCATCCCGATCTTCGGTGACCCATCCCAGACCGGCCGAACACTCATGACCGCATCGGTCGTGCTCGCGGTGATGATCCTGCCGATCATCACCGCGCTCTCCCGCGAAATCTTCGTCCAAACCCCTAAACTTCACGAAGAAGCAGCGCTGGCACTCGGCGCAACCCGTTGGGAAATGATCCGCATGGCAGTCTTCCCATTCGCCCGCGCCGGCGTCGTCTCCGCAATCATGCTCGGCCTCGGCCGCGCCCTCGGCGAAACCATGGCAGTCGCAATGGTGCTCTCCGCAGGTGGCCTTACCATCAACCTCATCGGTTCCGGTAACTCCACCATCCCGGCAGACATCGCCCTGCACTTCCCAGAGTCCTCCGGCCTACGCGCCAACGAACTCATCGCGGCCGGCCTGGTCCTCTTCATCATCACCCTCATCGTGAACCTGATCGCACGGTGGATCGTGTCCCGTCACAAAGAATTCGACGGAGCTAACTAA
- the radA gene encoding DNA repair protein RadA, whose product MSSSGKKASRKSSEFRCQECGWATIKWVGRCPECGTWGSVEEVGPELGQLTQVRSAAKPAQKIADIDSQPAVHRATGVGEFDRVLGGGLVPGAVILLAGEPGVGKSTLLIDAAARSARSGLKVLYISGEESAAQVKLRAERIGAISDDLYLTSETDLGTALGQVEQIEPDLLIVDSVQTLASAEVSGSAGGVSQVREVASALIGTAKTKGITTIVVGHVTKEGTIAGPRLLEHLVDVVCQFEGEKHSRLRLLRAVKNRYGPTDEVGCFDLTDSGIEGLADPSGLFRTRTIQPVAGTCLTVTVEGRRPLIAEVQALVTAATTPSPRRSTTGLDSSRVSMLLAILESRAGLALGQTDCFVATVGGVRLTEPAIDLAACLAVASAVANHPLDQRMIVFGEVGLAGEVRAVQDVNRRIAEAHRLGYQRAIVPTSPNGPGKIPDGMEVRTVTSLAEALHLAGFTPAGSS is encoded by the coding sequence ATGAGTTCTTCCGGGAAAAAGGCGTCCCGAAAGTCGAGTGAGTTTCGGTGCCAGGAGTGCGGGTGGGCGACCATCAAGTGGGTTGGTCGTTGCCCTGAGTGCGGGACGTGGGGATCTGTTGAAGAAGTTGGCCCTGAGCTGGGTCAGCTGACTCAGGTGCGTTCAGCGGCTAAGCCGGCTCAGAAAATCGCTGACATCGATTCGCAGCCGGCGGTGCATCGGGCTACTGGCGTGGGTGAATTCGACCGGGTCTTAGGTGGAGGCTTGGTTCCAGGCGCGGTGATTCTGCTCGCCGGGGAGCCTGGCGTGGGTAAGTCGACCCTGTTGATCGATGCGGCGGCACGGTCTGCCCGTTCTGGTTTGAAGGTCCTCTATATCTCGGGTGAAGAGTCCGCCGCGCAAGTGAAGTTGAGGGCTGAGCGCATCGGAGCCATCTCGGATGATCTGTATCTAACCTCGGAAACAGACCTGGGGACCGCGTTGGGCCAGGTTGAACAGATTGAGCCGGACTTGTTGATCGTGGATTCGGTTCAAACCCTGGCATCTGCCGAGGTTTCCGGTTCAGCGGGCGGGGTCTCACAGGTGCGTGAAGTCGCGTCCGCGTTGATCGGTACCGCTAAAACTAAAGGCATCACCACAATCGTTGTGGGGCACGTGACCAAGGAAGGCACCATCGCCGGGCCGCGTCTACTTGAGCACCTGGTGGATGTGGTGTGTCAGTTTGAAGGCGAGAAACACTCACGCCTGCGGCTTCTACGCGCGGTCAAGAACAGGTACGGCCCCACCGATGAGGTCGGCTGCTTCGACCTGACTGACTCCGGTATCGAGGGGCTAGCCGATCCGTCCGGGCTGTTTCGTACACGCACCATCCAACCCGTTGCCGGCACGTGCCTCACCGTGACCGTTGAAGGCCGCCGCCCACTCATCGCTGAAGTCCAGGCGCTAGTGACGGCGGCGACCACGCCGTCACCGCGTCGTAGTACAACCGGCCTCGATTCTTCCCGGGTCTCGATGCTGCTAGCTATCTTGGAATCCCGAGCAGGGCTCGCCTTAGGCCAGACAGATTGCTTCGTAGCAACCGTGGGCGGTGTCCGGTTGACTGAGCCCGCAATCGACCTTGCGGCGTGCCTCGCCGTGGCCTCGGCGGTAGCGAACCACCCTCTGGACCAACGCATGATCGTGTTCGGTGAAGTCGGTCTTGCAGGCGAGGTGCGTGCGGTACAGGATGTTAACCGGCGCATCGCTGAAGCGCACCGTTTGGGGTATCAGCGAGCGATCGTCCCCACCTCCCCCAACGGGCCCGGGAAAATCCCTGACGGAATGGAAGTCAGGACCGTAACGAGCCTCGCGGAAGCTCTACATTTAGCAGGTTTCACACCGGCCGGCTCATCCTAA
- a CDS encoding phosphate ABC transporter substrate-binding protein PstS, giving the protein MQIKHFGRTAAILSIAALGLTACGQANNTSGSSDKDSGNGDAKQVSGTLSGAGASSQESAIGAWTAGLKESQKDLNVQYNPAGSGAGRKAFLSGQASFAGSDASIKEEEVADAEKMCGPEGAINIPAYISPIAIVVNLEGVDEINLDAETLAKIFAEDITTWNDPAIAALNEGVDLPDTKIIPVHRADKSGTTDNFTDYLAENAKDAWPAGNVEEWPSDLGGEAAQGTSALVGVVQKSNGAIGYADKSAAGDLTLAKIKVGENFQAPEEEAAAKSVEISDRVESKNENDMAVRINRTSTEEGTYPLVLVSYHIYCSTYKDQSTVDMVQAWGHYVVSEDGQNAAQAAAGSAPMTEAMRKDAEKAIDAIKVAE; this is encoded by the coding sequence GTGCAGATTAAGCACTTCGGCCGTACGGCTGCAATCCTGTCCATCGCGGCCCTGGGCCTCACCGCATGTGGCCAGGCAAACAACACTTCCGGCTCCTCGGACAAAGACTCCGGCAACGGCGACGCCAAGCAGGTTTCCGGCACCCTTTCCGGTGCTGGCGCTTCCTCGCAGGAATCCGCTATTGGCGCATGGACCGCTGGTCTGAAGGAATCCCAGAAGGACCTCAACGTCCAGTACAACCCAGCTGGTTCCGGTGCTGGCCGTAAGGCATTCCTCTCCGGCCAGGCTTCCTTCGCAGGCTCCGACGCTTCCATCAAGGAAGAAGAAGTTGCTGACGCAGAGAAGATGTGCGGCCCAGAGGGCGCAATCAACATCCCTGCATACATTTCCCCAATCGCGATCGTCGTGAACCTCGAGGGCGTTGACGAGATCAACCTCGATGCCGAGACGCTGGCGAAGATCTTCGCTGAGGACATCACCACCTGGAACGACCCAGCGATCGCCGCACTCAACGAGGGTGTTGACCTTCCAGACACCAAGATCATCCCAGTGCACCGCGCTGACAAGTCCGGTACCACCGACAACTTCACCGATTACCTCGCTGAGAACGCTAAGGACGCTTGGCCAGCAGGTAACGTCGAAGAGTGGCCATCCGACCTCGGCGGCGAAGCGGCACAGGGCACCTCCGCACTGGTTGGTGTTGTCCAGAAGAGCAACGGCGCTATCGGCTACGCCGACAAGTCCGCAGCTGGCGACCTGACCCTTGCGAAGATCAAGGTCGGCGAGAACTTCCAGGCCCCAGAGGAAGAAGCAGCAGCTAAGTCTGTTGAAATCTCGGACCGCGTTGAAAGCAAGAACGAGAACGACATGGCTGTGCGCATCAACCGCACCTCCACCGAAGAGGGCACCTACCCACTCGTCCTTGTCTCCTACCACATCTACTGCTCCACCTATAAGGATCAGTCGACCGTGGACATGGTCCAGGCATGGGGCCACTACGTGGTCAGCGAAGACGGCCAGAACGCTGCCCAGGCAGCTGCTGGCTCCGCACCAATGACCGAAGCAATGCGTAAGGACGCCGAAAAGGCAATCGACGCCATCAAGGTCGCCGAGTAA
- a CDS encoding inorganic phosphate transporter — protein MGFLLVCACLLWALVTFLNGFHDASNAVATSVRTRALTPGIATIVVAGFAAAGTFLSTGLGIAFQDQFELALAPGPAGLVMAMAALASAAMWALFTWWRGQPTSQTHGMYGGLVGALVAAITMGHMENTGVWLTLLLAILIPLAVTVLVAPLLSILIMIPAAWLMRYQTPKSADRIGRVSQAIATAAVAFAHGLQDGQRLAVFLLVMTATAGLGFDYGDMHGFEIITAMILGAGMLVGGWRITYTLSTRLVQLDPLRAGMAKVSSSLLVFFGSIAFHLPISSTQSVTTSLLGAGLTQRHMTVNQRRAVEVAAYWLMTPVVTFLVSAVLYLAASPLIG, from the coding sequence ATGGGTTTCCTTTTGGTGTGTGCGTGCCTGCTGTGGGCTTTGGTCACGTTCCTCAACGGTTTCCATGACGCGTCCAACGCTGTTGCGACCTCGGTGCGTACGCGTGCTTTGACCCCTGGTATCGCAACGATTGTTGTGGCCGGTTTCGCTGCGGCCGGCACATTTCTCTCCACGGGGCTGGGGATCGCGTTTCAAGACCAATTCGAGCTGGCTTTGGCGCCCGGTCCTGCGGGCCTCGTGATGGCGATGGCGGCGCTGGCATCGGCGGCTATGTGGGCTTTGTTCACGTGGTGGCGTGGACAACCGACCTCCCAAACCCACGGGATGTACGGCGGGCTTGTAGGCGCCTTGGTAGCGGCGATAACGATGGGCCACATGGAGAACACGGGCGTGTGGCTGACCTTGTTGTTGGCGATCCTTATTCCGCTTGCGGTCACGGTGCTTGTTGCGCCACTGTTGTCGATACTGATCATGATCCCGGCGGCGTGGCTCATGCGGTATCAGACACCGAAATCTGCTGACCGGATTGGCCGGGTTTCCCAGGCGATCGCGACCGCTGCGGTGGCATTCGCTCACGGGTTGCAGGACGGCCAGCGTTTGGCTGTCTTCCTGCTTGTTATGACCGCTACCGCCGGATTAGGTTTCGATTACGGTGACATGCATGGTTTCGAGATCATCACCGCGATGATCCTGGGTGCGGGAATGCTTGTGGGAGGTTGGCGTATCACCTATACCCTCTCAACGCGGCTCGTGCAGCTGGACCCGTTGCGGGCAGGCATGGCGAAAGTTTCTTCTTCCCTGCTCGTGTTCTTCGGTTCGATCGCCTTCCACTTACCGATCTCTTCAACCCAGTCCGTCACAACCTCGCTACTCGGTGCCGGCCTCACACAACGTCACATGACCGTGAATCAGCGCCGCGCCGTTGAAGTCGCGGCTTACTGGCTCATGACACCGGTGGTGACCTTCCTCGTCAGCGCCGTCCTGTACCTCGCCGCGTCCCCACTCATCGGGTAG
- the pstB gene encoding phosphate ABC transporter ATP-binding protein PstB yields MAKRIDVSDLNVYYGSTHAVKDVNMTIDPCSVTAFIGPSGCGKTTFLRTLNRMHEVIPGAHVKGKVLLDGDNIYGSGVDPVRVRTEVGMVFQRPNPFPTMSIQDNVLAGFKLNGKRLSSSDREEIVEKSLRGANLWNEVKDRLDKPGSGLSGGQQQRLCIARTIAVQPSVILMDEPCSALDPISTLAVEDLINELKDTFTVVIVTHNMQQAARVSDKTAFFNIAGTGKPGELIEYNDTSTIFNNPQQKDTEDYVSGRFG; encoded by the coding sequence ATGGCAAAGCGCATCGACGTCTCAGACCTCAACGTCTACTACGGCAGCACGCACGCGGTAAAAGACGTCAACATGACGATTGACCCTTGTTCTGTTACCGCGTTCATCGGCCCATCCGGTTGCGGTAAAACCACCTTCCTGCGGACTTTGAACCGTATGCATGAAGTCATCCCGGGTGCACACGTCAAGGGCAAGGTGCTACTCGATGGCGACAACATCTACGGTTCAGGCGTTGACCCGGTGCGTGTCCGTACCGAGGTCGGCATGGTTTTCCAGCGCCCCAACCCGTTCCCGACCATGTCCATCCAGGACAACGTCCTCGCCGGGTTCAAGCTCAACGGTAAGCGCCTCTCTTCCTCCGACCGTGAGGAGATTGTCGAGAAGTCGCTGCGCGGCGCGAACCTGTGGAACGAGGTCAAGGATCGCCTGGATAAGCCAGGTTCCGGTCTCTCCGGTGGTCAGCAGCAGCGTCTGTGCATCGCCCGCACTATCGCAGTCCAGCCGTCCGTGATCCTGATGGACGAGCCGTGCTCCGCGCTCGACCCGATCTCCACGCTCGCCGTCGAGGACCTCATCAACGAGCTCAAGGACACCTTCACCGTGGTGATCGTGACCCACAACATGCAGCAGGCAGCCCGCGTCTCTGACAAGACCGCGTTCTTCAACATCGCAGGCACCGGCAAGCCAGGCGAGCTCATCGAATACAACGACACCTCGACGATCTTCAACAACCCACAGCAGAAAGACACCGAGGATTACGTTTCCGGCCGCTTCGGCTAA
- the pstA gene encoding phosphate ABC transporter permease PstA produces the protein MPRWGEPLIGVISLILGAAIVALIGFNIAGWLCVSAIIFLIVDYVATLLVANRRQAANTLARNLIVGAFLIALVPLVSVIWTVVANGSKAIVAPGFFASDMQGQIAIADIQHAREGGPLIGGIKHALIGTLLITLAATVISVPIGLLTSIYLVEYARDNWLSKVIRFFVDVMTGIPSIVAGLFAAGISAYVMLDLFQMRPGSQLIGFSAAIGLSVLMIPVVVRSTEEMLRVVPNELREASAALGVRKWRTIMKVVLPTALSGIASGVTIAIARVIGETAPILVTAGTASVVNFNLFKDWMMALPVFIYRQLNYPAAPAAQDASTLRAWGAALVLIIIVMLLNLLARIIAKMFAPKQAGR, from the coding sequence ATGCCACGATGGGGCGAGCCACTCATCGGCGTCATCTCGCTGATCCTCGGCGCCGCCATCGTAGCGCTCATCGGCTTCAACATCGCAGGCTGGCTCTGCGTCTCCGCGATCATCTTCCTGATCGTCGACTACGTTGCAACCCTGCTGGTAGCCAACCGCCGCCAAGCGGCCAACACGCTAGCCCGCAACCTCATCGTCGGCGCGTTCCTCATCGCGCTGGTCCCACTCGTCTCAGTCATCTGGACCGTTGTCGCCAACGGCTCCAAAGCGATCGTCGCGCCAGGGTTCTTCGCATCCGACATGCAAGGACAGATCGCGATCGCCGACATCCAGCACGCCCGCGAAGGCGGCCCGCTCATCGGCGGTATCAAGCACGCACTCATCGGTACGTTGCTCATCACCCTCGCAGCCACCGTGATCTCCGTGCCGATCGGTCTGCTGACCTCGATCTACCTCGTCGAATACGCACGCGACAACTGGCTCTCTAAGGTCATCCGCTTCTTCGTTGACGTCATGACCGGTATCCCATCAATCGTCGCGGGTCTGTTCGCGGCCGGTATCTCCGCCTACGTGATGCTCGACCTGTTCCAGATGCGGCCAGGCTCCCAGCTGATCGGTTTCTCTGCAGCGATCGGTTTGTCAGTGCTCATGATCCCGGTTGTGGTCCGCTCAACCGAAGAAATGCTGCGCGTTGTCCCGAACGAGCTGCGCGAAGCGTCAGCGGCACTCGGCGTACGCAAGTGGCGCACCATCATGAAGGTTGTCCTCCCAACCGCGCTATCCGGTATCGCATCCGGCGTCACCATCGCTATCGCACGCGTCATCGGTGAAACCGCGCCGATCCTGGTGACCGCAGGTACCGCATCAGTCGTGAACTTCAACCTGTTCAAGGACTGGATGATGGCGCTACCGGTCTTCATCTACCGCCAGCTGAACTACCCGGCAGCGCCAGCCGCGCAAGACGCATCGACCCTACGCGCATGGGGTGCAGCGCTTGTCCTGATCATCATCGTGATGCTGCTGAACCTGCTGGCACGCATCATCGCTAAGATGTTCGCACCGAAGCAGGCCGGCCGCTAA